The stretch of DNA TCGATCGGGGTGTCGTAGTCCCAGCGGTGGATCTGGTAGAGGTCGACGGTGTCCATCCCCAGCCGATCGAGGGAGTTCGACAGCTCCTGCTCCAGGGCCTTCCGCGAGAGCCCCCCGGAGTTGGGGTTCCCGTCGTCCATCTGGAAGTACCCCTTGGTGGCGACGACCTGCTCGTCGCGCTCGTAGTCGTCCAGCACGTTCCCGAGCACCCGCTCGGACTCGCCCCGCGAGTACATGTTGGCGGTGTCGAAGAAGTTGATCCCGAGGTCGATCGCCCGCTCGATGACCTCCCGGCTCTCCGACTCGTCGAGTACCCACTCGCGCCACTCCGGCGTGCCGAAGCTCATACAGCCCAGGCAGAGTCGGCTGACCTCCATCCCGGTCGAACCCAGTGTCGTGTACTCCATACCGGAGGGCAGAGCGGCGACGGCAAAAAGCCACCTCCCAGTTCAGAGCGCGCTCGGGTCGACGCCCGCGATATACTGGCGCGCGGCGGCGTAGGCGGCGACCGCGAGGACGACGAACCCGCCGACGTGGCCGTAGGTCAGCAGCGACGGGCTGTCGACGGCCAGCTTTGCGACGGTCGTCGCGGGGTGTTCGGGGAGCAACACGGCGGCCCCGAACACCACCAGCGTCAGCACGGAGTAGAGCAACTGCGCCGGCCGCCGTCGCCCCGTCGCGACGCCCAGCGTCACCCCGATGGTGACGACCAGCGTCGCGACGGCGGCGACGAACACCAGCAGCGCGAGGACGTTCGCCACGCGGATGCCGTTCGCCGACAGGAGCAGGACCCACAGCAGCGACTGCGCCGGGGCCAGGGCCGCCATTCCCAGCGCCTTCCCGTCGACCACGTCCAGCAGCGAGACGGGCGCGACCCGCAGGAGTTCGAGCGTCCCGCGCTCCATCTCCTCGGTGACGGTGTCGACGGCGACGGAGCCGCTGATGAACGCCGGCAGGAACAACAGCAGCGGGATCAGGACGGTGTAGGTGAACCCGAAGTACGGGCTGGCCGACGCCTCGGGCGGCAGCGGGACCGGATCGTCGTCGAGGTAGCCGGACCGCTCGATCCGTTCCTGCCGCTCCAGCGCGTTCAGGACGCCCCGGACCTCGACGACGACGAGCGTCGATCGGACGCTCCCCTCCGGAACGCGGGCCGTCACCGCGATCCGCTGTCCGCCGTCGGGGCTGTCCGCGTACTCCGCGGCCAGCAGCGCGTCGACGCGCCCCTCCTGGAAGGCGAACCGCGCCGCCTGCGGGTCTTCGAACGCCACGGCGTCTGCCCCGTCGCGCTCGTCGGCCGCCCGCAGCAACTCCTCGCGGGCCTCGCCCGTGACGGCCATCTCCACCTCGCCGGCGGAGACGGAGCCGGGGTCGTACAGCGACGTGAGCCCGACGACGAGGAACGACGAGAACCCCGCGACGAACAGCTGGATGAGCAGGGCCAGCACGATGGTCTTCTCGCGGGACAGCGACGCCACGTCCCGGCGGGCGACGACGAGCCGCGGGTCGCGGTACCACGGGCGGTCCTCAGGCAAGCCCGACCACCACCGCGAGGTTGTACGCGAAGTGGACGAGGACGGCGGCGACCACCGCCCCGACGTAGGCCCGCCGGCCGCGCTGTGCGCCCACCGAGGAGATGGCGGCCGTCACCGAGTGCAGGAGGAGCGGCGCGAACAGGAACAGCAGCGCCACGGCCCAGACGGGGACGCCGGCCGGCGGCGTCGCCCCGCTGAGCGCGGCGTTGCCGATCGGCAGGTCCTCCAGGTTCGACAGCCGCGCGATGAGCAGCCCCTTCTCGGCGACGAAGAAGCCGGCCCCCGAGAGGACGCCGAGCCCGACGGCCGACCGGAGCCCGCGCTCGTAGCTGGCGTGGGCGTAGCCCGCGTAGAGGTGGACGCTCTTCGCGACCTCCTCGATGCCCGCCACGACGACCAGCACGAGGACGATGCCAAGCGACTGGTTCGTCCCGAAGACGTTCAGCGTCACCGAGTCCAGCACGAACAGGAACGCGACGGCCGCCAGTTCCGCGACGACGACGAACGGCAGCAGGATCGCGCTCAGTTTCAGCGCGCTCTTCCGGGACGTGATCCGGCCCGCGAGCGCGTCGAGCACCTTCAGCGGGATGGCCCGCTGGGTGAACATGTCCTCCTCGCGGTAGAGGCCGGCCCCGAGCCCGAACAGCACGAGCGCGGTCAGCGTCGGCGGCACCGTCGAGAACGCGAACTCGCCGAGCGCGATCGACTGGCCGGTGAGGTCCTTCACGACCAGCGTCAGCGGCGAGATGAGCGCGATCGGCGTCACGTCGGTGAAGATGGCCGGGACGAAGGCGTAGGAGGTCAGCGTCACGGTCACCGTCACCGTGACGAAGGTGAGTTCCTTGAACGAGCGGGCGAACATCGCGCCACAGAACGTCGCCGCGAGGAAGAGCCCCGCGATCGGGAGGATCGCCAGCACCGCGACGGGGCTGCCCGTCGGCGCGATCCCGCTGACCCGCAGGACGCCCGTGATGGCGGCCGCGACGCCGACGGCCCCCGCGAAGTACGGCAGCGTCTTGCCCGCGATGATGTCGCCCCGGGACGCGGGCGTCACCAGCAGGAGTTCTCCCCGGCGGTTCAGCCGCTCGGACAGCATCGAGGAGCCGTACGCCTGGATGACGAAGTTCATCGGGACGACGTAGAGGAAGGCGAGCACGAGCGACTCGAAGGGGAACGGCGGCGAGATGTCCGCCGGCGTCCCGCCCTGCACGTCGCCGGTGAGCCGCGCGCCGAGCGCGCCCAGATTCGCCCCGCCGCTGCCGCCGGCCGTGCCGCCGCCGGAGCCGCCGACCGCGCCGCCGGTACCGGTCGCTCCGTCGCCGGCGCTTCCGTCACCGGTCGTCCCGTCGCCACCGTCGGTGCCAGCCGCTCCGCCGCCACCGCTCCCGTCGCTCGTCCCGCCGTCACCGGTCGTGCCGCCACCGCTGCTCGACCCCAGTTCCACGCCGTCCTGCTCGGCGTAGACCAGCGTCACGGCGACGGGGAACCCGGCGGTCCCGTTCACGCCCGGCCGCGCCATCAGCCGATCGTTGTACCGGCCGGTCGTGTCCCGCAGTTCCGAGAGCGCGGCCGACTGCTTCACCGTCTGCGGGGGCGTCAGCAGTCGCGCCCCCTCGAAGGCAAGCTCCTGTTCGCCCCGGCGGACCGCGCCCACGTCCGGCGGCTGGGTCCGGAAGCTCCCGTCGCCGCGCGCCACGTCGTAGTAGGGGTTCGTCTCCGCGACGCCGATGCGGTAGATGTCCGCCTCGACGCCGGTTCCGCCCGCGACGGCGACGCCAGCGACGCCGCCCATCGCCACCAGCGCGACCGCCATAACGGCGAGCGTCCGCTTGTCGAGGCCGCCGGCGTTCTTCGTCACCTCCCACTTCGCGACCCGCAACAGCTTGTCCCACTGCATCTACGCCGCGTCCTCCCCGACGTAGCGGGTCCCCTGAGTCTCCGTCTCGGCGACGTTGAGGAACACCTCCTCGAGGCTGGACTCCTCGGTCCGGATGTCGACCACCTCGCCGCCGGCCGCCTCGACGGCCGACCGGGTCTCCTCGACGGCGTCCATACTCTCGACGACCCGCCGGTAGTGGCCGTTCTCCCGGACCGCGCCGTCGACCTCGACGGTGGTGTAGACGTGGTACTCCGTCCGGCCGTACTCGGACTGCAGTTCCGAGAGGTCGCCGCGGGCGACGATCCGGCCCTCGTTCATGATGGCGACCCGGTCGCAGATCGACTCGACGTGGAAGAGGTTGTGCGCCGAGAAGACGATGGTCTTGCCCTCCGCCGCGAGCTGTTCGGTGAACTCGATGACGTAGTTCGTCGTCAGCGGGTCCAGGCCCGAGGCGGGCTCGTCGTAGATCAGCACGTCGGGGTCGTTGATGAGCGAGCGGGCGATGGCGACCTTCCGCTTCATCCCCTTGGACATGTCGCCGAGCTTCCGGTCGCGGTGTTCCAGCTCGAGCTCGTCCAGCGTCTCGTGCATCCGCTCCTCGGCGACGTCGCCGGGGACGTCGTAGAGGTCCGCGAAGAACTCCAGGTAGGAGATCGGGGTCATCTCCTCGTACAGCGGCGACTCCTCGGGGAGGAAGCCCAGCCGCTGGCGCATCGCCGTCTCGTCGGTGTCGTAGCCGGCGACCTCCGCCTCGCCTTCGGTCGGTTCCAGCAGGCCGGCGAGCATCTTCAGCGTCGTCGTCTTCCCGGCCCCGTTGGGTCCGATGACGCCGAACACCTCCCCGGCGTCGACCGAGAACGAACTCCCCTCGACGGCGACGAAATCGCCGTACTCCTTGCGCAGCTCCCGTGCCTCGATCATCTGCCGGCGTGTTGTGACCGGACCAAGGTATACCTTCCCTCCGTCCTATCTTCGATGATAATGGTCCGCCTCCCCGGAGATACGGACGTCTCGCTGACGGACACGCCGGACGGACGACGGCTGTTCGTCTCCCGCGTCGTCGACGCCCCGGCCGACGCCGTCTGGGACGTCCTCCGTGACACCGAGCGGTGGCCCGACTGGGGGCCGTCGGTCCGGTCGGTCGAGTCGCCGACGCGGTACGTCGAGCGGGGGACGACCGGGCGCGTCCGGACGGCGGCGGGCGTGTGGGTCCCCTTCGAGATCACCGCCTGCGAGAACCGCCGGTGGACGTGGGACGTGGCCGGACTGACGGCGACCGGTCACGTCGTCCGCGAGACGGACGCGGGGACGGTCGTCGGCTTCGAGATCCCGCTCGCGGCGAGCGGCTACGCGCCCGTCTGTGCCCTGGCGTGCCGGGACGTCGCGACGCTCGTCGAGCCGAAGTGAGTTCCGGGGCGGGGAGCGGTCGGCGGCGTCGGGTCTTACTGTTCGACGCGGGCGTCCGATACCCTGTGGATGTCGTCGTCGATCCCGGAGCCGTCGCAGTCGTCTGTCGGGCAGCGATAGTGCCAGCCGTCCTCCGTGGCGGCTCGCTCGGTGAACCGCTCGCCGCACTCGTCGCAGTAGAGCTGGCCGGCCTCGCAGGTGTCGAGGTGGAGCTCGAGTTCGAGTTCGGTGCCGAACGTCCGCTTGCAGTTCCGGCAGGTGTGGGGCATATCCAAACGTTGAAATCCGTTCCTTATAGCTACACCGGAACGTTCACGCCGTCCGATCGGCGGTCCCGGAATCGAACGCCGTCGGTCGATCCACCCGCGGATCGGGTCCCCGAGACGCCCGTGGTCTCGCAGTTCGCTCCGCCTACCGGGTCACTCGACCGTGACGTCGATCCGCGCCCCGCCCGCGTCGCTCTCCCCGACCGTCACGGTCCAGTCGTTTCTCGCCGCCAGTCGGTCCACCACGAACAGGCCGTACCCCTCCCGCTCGTGGGAAGTCGCGTACCCCTGTTCGAACACCCGCTCCCGGTCGTCGGGGTCGATCCCGGGGCCGTCGTCGGCCACGGCGAACCCGTCCTCGGTCCCCGTCACCGTGACGGTCACGTCGTCGCCGGCGTGGACGAGCGCGTTCTCGAGGAGGCGTCTGAGAAGCTCTCGAAGAGATTCACGAGGGGCCGAGACGGTCCGGTCCGTCGCCACGTCCAGCGTCGCGTCGACGGTGTCGAACTCGCCCCAGACCTGTTCGGCCAGGCCCGCGAGCGAGACCGGCTCGGACTCGTCGGGGAGCCTGGAGACGGACCCCAGCGTCGACAGTTCGCTCAGCAGCGTCTCGACGCTGTCGACGGACCGGTCCAGCGCGTCGGCGTGGGTCTCGTCGACGTCGAGCAGTTCCAGCCGGCCGGCGATGACGTTCAGCGGGTTCTTGGCGTCGTGCGAGAGGTCGCTGGCGACGTCGGCCCACCGCCGGCCCTGGGCCGCCCCGTCGAGGGTCGGGACGCGAGCCAGGGCCTCGACCCGGGCGCGCAGTTCCGCCGCACCGTCGCCGTCCCGCCACAGGACGGCGTCGCTGACACCGGCCGTCCGGAGCGACGCGACCCGGTCGGCTCCCCCGGTCGTCACCGCCAGGACCGGCCGGAGCGAGCCCGCGCTTCGGACGGCCTCGAACACCTCGACGGCGTCTCGCTCCGGTGGGCTGTCGACGACCACCACGGCGTCGGTGTCTCTGTCCACCCGGCCCGCGACCGCGTCCGGGTCGGCCCGTTCGACCGACACCTCAGTCGCGAGGGCGTCGGCGACCGCGTCACTCGTCGGTCCGTGGCCCACGACGAGGACGTCGCGTGGGCGGCCCTGCTCGGTCATCGGGGGCACGTACGGCGACGGGGGCAAAGAAACCGCGGGGTCGGACCGCTACAGCAGGTCCTCGACGTGGTCGGCGACCTCCTCGGGGGTGTCGCCGACGGGCACGCCGTTGTTCTCGAGGGCGGTGATCTTGGACTCGGCGGTGCCGGTCCCGCTCCCGGAGACGATCGCGCCGGCGTGGCCCATCCGCTTGCCCGGCGGGGCCGTGCGGCCGGCGATGAAGCCGGCGACCGGCGTGTCCATGTGCTCGCCGATGTAGCGGGCGGCCTCCTCCTCGTCCTCGCCGCCGATCTCGCCGCACATCACGACGGCGTGGGTGTCGGGGTCGGCCTCGAACAGCTCGAGCGCGTCGACGAAGTCCGTCCCGATGATGGGGTCGCCGCCGATGCCGATGGCCGTCGTCTGGCCGAGCCCGCGCTCGGTGAGGTTGTCGACGACCTGGTAGGTCAGGGTCCCGGAGCGGGACACCAGGCCGACGTTGCCCGACGAGAAGATGTTGCCCGGCAGGATGCCGAGCTTGGCGACGCCGGGCGTGATGACCCCGGGGCAGTTCGGCCCGACGAGGTGGGTGTCGGTCTCGCCCAGCCGGCGGTAGACCTTCGCCATGTCCTGCGTGGGGATGCCCTCGGTGATCGTCACGACGAGGTCGAGGTCGTCGACGTCGAGCGCCTCGAAGCAGGCGTCGCCGGCGAAGGCCGGCGGGACGAACACGACGGAGGCGTTGGCGTCCTCCTCGCGGGCGGCCTCGTGGACCGTGTCGTAGACCGGGACGCCGGCGACCTCCTGGCCGCCCTTGCCCGGCACCGCGCCGGCGACGACGTTGGTGCCGTACTCCATCATCTGCTCGGTGTGGAACTTCCCCTCACCGCCGGTGATGCCCTGTACCACGACGCGCGTGTCCTCGTCGACTAACACACTCATGCTTCGACCTCCTGTGCGTACTCGACCGCACGCTGGACGGCGTCCTCCAGCGTGTGCTCGACCGTCACCAGGTCCTCGTTCAGGATCTCCATCCCCTCCTCGGCGTTGGTCCCCGCCAGTCGGACGACGACGGGCTTGGGGATCTCGTCGAACTGCTCCAGCGCCTGGTTGATGCCGTTGGCGACCTCGTCACCGCGGGTGATGCCGCCGAAGATGTTGAAGACGACGGAGTCGACGTTGTCGTCGGAGAAGACCATGTCGAGCGCGTTCGCGATGCGCTGGGCCTTCGCGCCGCCGCCCACGTCCAGGAAGTTCGCCGGCGACCCGCCGTAGTGGTCGACCAGGTCCAGCGTCGTCATCACGAGGCCCGCGCCGTTGCCGATGATGCCGACGTTGCCGTCGAGTCGGACGTAGTCGAAGCCGTACTCGTCGGCCTTCCGTTCGAGCTCGTCGCCCTCCGCGGCCTCCTCGCCCATCCCGGCGATCTCGGGCTGGCGGAACAGGGCGTCGTCGTCGACGTTCATCACGGCGTCGGCGGCGACGACCTCGTCGTCGCTCGTGATCATCAGGGGGTTGACCTCGACGTCGCTGCCGTCGCGGTCGTCCCAGAGGCGGTAGAGCGTGGTCAGCACCGAGGCGACGTCGTTGGCCACGTCGCGGTCGACGCCGGCGTCGTAGACGACCTTCCGGGCCTGGTAGGGGTGCATCCCGAAGGCGGGGTCGACGTGTTCCCGCGCGATGGCGTCGGGGTCCTCCTCTGCGACCTCCTCGATGTTGACGCCGCCCTTCGTCGAGACCATCGCCACGGGCTTGCCCGCGCCGCGGTCCATCGTCACGCCGACGTACAGCTCGTTGACGAAGTCGACGGCCTCCTCGACCAGCACCGTCGAGACGTGGTATCCCTTGAGATCCATCCCGAGGATGTCCTCGGCCGCCTCGCGGGCCTCCTCGGCGTCCTCGACGAGCTTGATGCCGCCGGCCTTCCCGCGGCCGCCGACGTGGACCTGTGCCTTGATGGCGACCGGGTAGCCGATCTCCTCGGCCGCGTCGACGGCCTCGTCGACCGTCTCCGCCAGCTGTGACGCGGGTGTGGGGACGCCCGCATCGGCGAAGACCTGCTTCGCCTGGTACTCGTGTAATCGCATATCATACGGACAGCCGAGCGGCCGCCGTTTAAATCCGTCTGTCTCGGTCGGGCTGGCCGGCACTCGCGGACGGGCCCCTCCCGACGGCCGCTCGACCGGCGTTCGGCGGTGCCGGCCGATCAGGTGTCCGTCGCCGCCGCGGGGCCGACCCGGTCCCGGAGGCGGAGGACCGCCGTCCCAGTCAGCAGGACGGTCTGGTGCAGGACGGTGCCGAGAGCGACGGCACCGAGGACGCTCCCGGCCACGAGCCACGCCGGCACGCCCCGGACGAGCAGTACGACGAGGACGATCACCCCCGCCAGTGCCCCGTTGCGCACGGCGCAGAACAGCTCGGCGCGCAACAGCGACGGGACGCGCTGCTCGGTCACGTCGCCGTTCACGAGGCGGTCGTAGCACATAGCGACCCCTCGGGACGCTCCGAGTATAAATCGGTCGGCCACCGGAACGGGACGCCGGCGTCTGACCGAACCGACAGAGCCACGGCCGCCCCGCGCCGACGGACTCGTATGGACGACTCGACAGCGGAGCACGACCGCGCGATCGGGTCGGTGGCCGACGCCGTGCGGGCGGCCGAGTCGACGGTCGCGCTCACCGGTGCGGGGGTCTCGACGGCCTCCGGCATCCCCTCGTTCCGCGGCGAGGACGGTCTCTGGAACGAGCGCGACCCGACGGACTTCCACCGGCGGCGGCTCGACGCCGACCCCGAGGGGTTCTGGCGCGACCGCCTGGAACTGCGCGAGGAGCACTTCGCCGGCGTCGATCCCGAACCCAACGCCGCCCACGAGGCGCTGGCGGCGATGGAGGCCGCCGGCCACCTCGACGCCGTCGTCACCCAGAACGTCGACGGCCTCCACGGCGACGCCGGCAGCGACCGGGTCGTCGAACTCCACGGCACGAACCGCCGGATCCGGTGCGACGACTGCGCGGAGCGGCGGCCGGCCGGGGAGGTGTTCGATCGGGCCGCGAGCGGCGACCTGCCGCCCCGCTGTGACTGTGGCGGCGTCTACCGGCCCGACGTGGTGCTGTTCGGGGAGTCGCTGCCGGACGCCGCGATGAGCGAGGCCCAGCGACTGGCCCGCGAGAGCGACGTCTTCCTCGCCGTCGGGTCGTCGCTGTCGGTGCGCCCGGCCTCGCTCCTCCCCCGGATCGCCGCCGAGTCGGGCGCGACGCTGGTGGTCGTCAACTTCGAGCAGACGCCCCGGGACGGGGACGCGGAGCACGTGCTCCGGGCGGACGTGACCGAGGTGCTCCCGGCCGTCGCCGACCGGGTGCGGTCCTCGACGCCCTAGCCGCCCGACTCCCGAGTCGGGTCGGCCCCGGTCGGATACCGAAACGTGGACGCAGACGCTCTCAGCGCCGCATACATATCGCCATTCCTATCCGTCGTGGCCGATCTTACGTACTATGACTGACGAGGCTCCAGTTCAGACGGAGCACGCCGACCCGCAGACGATCCTCGGTCGGATGGGGGACGGCTTTCTGGCGTTAGACGGCTCTTGGCGTATCACCTATGCGAACGCCGAGGGACAGGAGATTCTCCGAGCGAGTACGTCCGATACTATCGACGACATCGAGGGACGGAACCTCTGGGACTCGATCCCGGAGTCGCGGGACACGATCTTCTTCGAGAAGTTCACAGAGGCGATGGCGGCACAGGAGCCGGTCGCGTTCGAGACCCACTACCGGCTCGTCGACGCGTGGTTCGAGGTCCGAGCCTTCCCGTCCGAGTCCGGGCTCTCCGTTTACTTCCGCGACATCTCGGACTACAAGGAGCTCGCGCAGGAGCGACAGGACAGCCTCTACGCGCTCCAGCAGCTCTACTCGATCTCGTCGGACGGGTCGAAGGACCTGGCCACCAAGGCGAACGAACTGCTCGCCCTGGGCTGTGAGTACCTCGACCTCCGGAACGGGTTTATGACGAGGATCGAACAGGGCGAACAGTACGTCGTCCACTCGGCCGCGACACACCCGGAAGTCCAGGAGGGGAGTTCCTGCCCGCTCTCGGAGGCCTACTGCAAGCGCACGATCGAACTCGACGAGCTGATGACCGTCGTCAACGCCTCGGACGAGGGCTGGCGCGACGACCCGGCGTACGACCGCTTCGAGTTCGAGACCTACATCGGCGGGCGATTGTCGGTCGACGGTGAGTTCTACGGCACGCTCTGTTTCGCGGACACGAGTCCACAGCGGGACGGGTTCACCGACACGCAGCGGACCTTCGTGGAACTGCTGACGCGCTGGCTCGGCTACGAACTCGAACGGAACCAGGCGGCGGAGCAGCTCAAGCGGGAGCGGGACCGGCTCGACGACTTCGCACAGGTGGTCTCGCACGACCTCCGGAACCCGTTGAACACGGCCACCGGTCGCGTCGAGTTGCTGCGAGAGGACACGGACAGCGAACACCTGCCCCCGATCGAGCGCTCGCTCGACAAGATGGAACAGCTCATCGACGACCTGCTCACGCTGGCCCGCGACGGGCAGAAGGTCAAGGAGACGTCGGCGGTCCGGTTGGCCCGAACCGCACGGACGTCGTGGACTGTCGTCGAAACCGACGGTGTCGAGTTCACGGTCACGGCCGAGGGGACCGCCGTTCTCGCCGACGCGGAGCGTCTGCAACAGGTGTTCGAGAACCTCTTTCGGAACGCGTCCGAACACGGCGAGACCGTGGCGGAGGTCGAGGTTGGCGTCCTCGACGACGAGCCCGGCTTCTACGTGGCCGACGACGGCGTCGGCATCCCGACGGGAGAGCGAGAGCAGGTCTTCGAACCGGGCTACACGACCCAGAACGACGGGACCGGATTCGGACTGAACATCGTCGAAGACATCGTCTCCGCCCACGACTGGCACATCGACGTCACGGAGTCGGCGGCCGGCGGGGCGCGGTTCGAGATCAGCGGCGTCGAGTTCGTCGACGGCTCCCAGTGAGGGTGACAACGCGTCGAGCGGGCCGGGAAGCGGCCCGACGGGGTGGCGACGCGTCCACGGCCGTCCCCGAAGACGGCCCTACAGTTCGACGCCGCCGGGGATGAGGCTGCGCTGGCGCAGCAGGTCGCCG from Haloarcula litorea encodes:
- a CDS encoding ABC transporter permease yields the protein MPEDRPWYRDPRLVVARRDVASLSREKTIVLALLIQLFVAGFSSFLVVGLTSLYDPGSVSAGEVEMAVTGEAREELLRAADERDGADAVAFEDPQAARFAFQEGRVDALLAAEYADSPDGGQRIAVTARVPEGSVRSTLVVVEVRGVLNALERQERIERSGYLDDDPVPLPPEASASPYFGFTYTVLIPLLLFLPAFISGSVAVDTVTEEMERGTLELLRVAPVSLLDVVDGKALGMAALAPAQSLLWVLLLSANGIRVANVLALLVFVAAVATLVVTIGVTLGVATGRRRPAQLLYSVLTLVVFGAAVLLPEHPATTVAKLAVDSPSLLTYGHVGGFVVLAVAAYAAARQYIAGVDPSAL
- a CDS encoding PrsW family intramembrane metalloprotease — encoded protein: MQWDKLLRVAKWEVTKNAGGLDKRTLAVMAVALVAMGGVAGVAVAGGTGVEADIYRIGVAETNPYYDVARGDGSFRTQPPDVGAVRRGEQELAFEGARLLTPPQTVKQSAALSELRDTTGRYNDRLMARPGVNGTAGFPVAVTLVYAEQDGVELGSSSGGGTTGDGGTSDGSGGGGAAGTDGGDGTTGDGSAGDGATGTGGAVGGSGGGTAGGSGGANLGALGARLTGDVQGGTPADISPPFPFESLVLAFLYVVPMNFVIQAYGSSMLSERLNRRGELLLVTPASRGDIIAGKTLPYFAGAVGVAAAITGVLRVSGIAPTGSPVAVLAILPIAGLFLAATFCGAMFARSFKELTFVTVTVTVTLTSYAFVPAIFTDVTPIALISPLTLVVKDLTGQSIALGEFAFSTVPPTLTALVLFGLGAGLYREEDMFTQRAIPLKVLDALAGRITSRKSALKLSAILLPFVVVAELAAVAFLFVLDSVTLNVFGTNQSLGIVLVLVVVAGIEEVAKSVHLYAGYAHASYERGLRSAVGLGVLSGAGFFVAEKGLLIARLSNLEDLPIGNAALSGATPPAGVPVWAVALLFLFAPLLLHSVTAAISSVGAQRGRRAYVGAVVAAVLVHFAYNLAVVVGLA
- a CDS encoding ABC transporter ATP-binding protein — translated: MIEARELRKEYGDFVAVEGSSFSVDAGEVFGVIGPNGAGKTTTLKMLAGLLEPTEGEAEVAGYDTDETAMRQRLGFLPEESPLYEEMTPISYLEFFADLYDVPGDVAEERMHETLDELELEHRDRKLGDMSKGMKRKVAIARSLINDPDVLIYDEPASGLDPLTTNYVIEFTEQLAAEGKTIVFSAHNLFHVESICDRVAIMNEGRIVARGDLSELQSEYGRTEYHVYTTVEVDGAVRENGHYRRVVESMDAVEETRSAVEAAGGEVVDIRTEESSLEEVFLNVAETETQGTRYVGEDAA
- a CDS encoding SRPBCC family protein, which codes for MVRLPGDTDVSLTDTPDGRRLFVSRVVDAPADAVWDVLRDTERWPDWGPSVRSVESPTRYVERGTTGRVRTAAGVWVPFEITACENRRWTWDVAGLTATGHVVRETDAGTVVGFEIPLAASGYAPVCALACRDVATLVEPK
- a CDS encoding transcriptional regulator, whose product is MPHTCRNCKRTFGTELELELHLDTCEAGQLYCDECGERFTERAATEDGWHYRCPTDDCDGSGIDDDIHRVSDARVEQ
- a CDS encoding sensor histidine kinase translates to MTEQGRPRDVLVVGHGPTSDAVADALATEVSVERADPDAVAGRVDRDTDAVVVVDSPPERDAVEVFEAVRSAGSLRPVLAVTTGGADRVASLRTAGVSDAVLWRDGDGAAELRARVEALARVPTLDGAAQGRRWADVASDLSHDAKNPLNVIAGRLELLDVDETHADALDRSVDSVETLLSELSTLGSVSRLPDESEPVSLAGLAEQVWGEFDTVDATLDVATDRTVSAPRESLRELLRRLLENALVHAGDDVTVTVTGTEDGFAVADDGPGIDPDDRERVFEQGYATSHEREGYGLFVVDRLAARNDWTVTVGESDAGGARIDVTVE
- the sucD gene encoding succinate--CoA ligase subunit alpha, producing the protein MSVLVDEDTRVVVQGITGGEGKFHTEQMMEYGTNVVAGAVPGKGGQEVAGVPVYDTVHEAAREEDANASVVFVPPAFAGDACFEALDVDDLDLVVTITEGIPTQDMAKVYRRLGETDTHLVGPNCPGVITPGVAKLGILPGNIFSSGNVGLVSRSGTLTYQVVDNLTERGLGQTTAIGIGGDPIIGTDFVDALELFEADPDTHAVVMCGEIGGEDEEEAARYIGEHMDTPVAGFIAGRTAPPGKRMGHAGAIVSGSGTGTAESKITALENNGVPVGDTPEEVADHVEDLL
- the sucC gene encoding ADP-forming succinate--CoA ligase subunit beta yields the protein MRLHEYQAKQVFADAGVPTPASQLAETVDEAVDAAEEIGYPVAIKAQVHVGGRGKAGGIKLVEDAEEAREAAEDILGMDLKGYHVSTVLVEEAVDFVNELYVGVTMDRGAGKPVAMVSTKGGVNIEEVAEEDPDAIAREHVDPAFGMHPYQARKVVYDAGVDRDVANDVASVLTTLYRLWDDRDGSDVEVNPLMITSDDEVVAADAVMNVDDDALFRQPEIAGMGEEAAEGDELERKADEYGFDYVRLDGNVGIIGNGAGLVMTTLDLVDHYGGSPANFLDVGGGAKAQRIANALDMVFSDDNVDSVVFNIFGGITRGDEVANGINQALEQFDEIPKPVVVRLAGTNAEEGMEILNEDLVTVEHTLEDAVQRAVEYAQEVEA
- a CDS encoding NAD-dependent deacylase, translated to MDDSTAEHDRAIGSVADAVRAAESTVALTGAGVSTASGIPSFRGEDGLWNERDPTDFHRRRLDADPEGFWRDRLELREEHFAGVDPEPNAAHEALAAMEAAGHLDAVVTQNVDGLHGDAGSDRVVELHGTNRRIRCDDCAERRPAGEVFDRAASGDLPPRCDCGGVYRPDVVLFGESLPDAAMSEAQRLARESDVFLAVGSSLSVRPASLLPRIAAESGATLVVVNFEQTPRDGDAEHVLRADVTEVLPAVADRVRSSTP
- a CDS encoding ATP-binding protein, with product MTDEAPVQTEHADPQTILGRMGDGFLALDGSWRITYANAEGQEILRASTSDTIDDIEGRNLWDSIPESRDTIFFEKFTEAMAAQEPVAFETHYRLVDAWFEVRAFPSESGLSVYFRDISDYKELAQERQDSLYALQQLYSISSDGSKDLATKANELLALGCEYLDLRNGFMTRIEQGEQYVVHSAATHPEVQEGSSCPLSEAYCKRTIELDELMTVVNASDEGWRDDPAYDRFEFETYIGGRLSVDGEFYGTLCFADTSPQRDGFTDTQRTFVELLTRWLGYELERNQAAEQLKRERDRLDDFAQVVSHDLRNPLNTATGRVELLREDTDSEHLPPIERSLDKMEQLIDDLLTLARDGQKVKETSAVRLARTARTSWTVVETDGVEFTVTAEGTAVLADAERLQQVFENLFRNASEHGETVAEVEVGVLDDEPGFYVADDGVGIPTGEREQVFEPGYTTQNDGTGFGLNIVEDIVSAHDWHIDVTESAAGGARFEISGVEFVDGSQ